TGTCGGTGTCAGCGCTGGATTGTATTACGTCATTACTGCGGATGTTATTGCTTGATCAGATTGAGCGGCACTGGAATGAATTTATCCACGGGCTGACCATCGATCAGCTTCTTGGCCGCTTGAACGCCAAACTGGCCAATCAACTCCGGTTGTTGCTGCACAGTAGCCGCCATATTGCCGGATTTCACTGCAGCGATGGCATCTGGCGTGGCATCAAACCCAACCACCACCACGTTCTTCAGACCAGCAGCTTGCAGCGCTTTGACTGCACCCAGCGCCATTTCATCGTTATGGGCAAACAGGCCTTGCACATTCTTGTTGCCCTGAATGATGTTCTCAGTCACCGACAAACCCTTGGCACGGTCAAAATCAGCCGGTTGTTTGGCAACCAGTTTGATATCAGCCTTGCCATCGATCACCGAGTGGAAACCCTGACCGCGTTCACGCGCGGCGGAAGAACCGGCAATGCCTTCCAGTTCGATCACATTGCCTTTGTTGCCCAGCTTGTCCAGCAGGAATTCGGCCGCCATTTTGCCGCCAGCCACGTTGTCCGAAGCAATGTGTGCGCTGACTTCAGCGCCGTTCACGCTGCGATCCAGCGAGATCACCTTGATACCTTTATCGGTGGCTTCTTTCACCACATTGGCTACGGCGGCGGAGTCGGTCGGGTTGATCAGGATCACGCTTACTTTTTTCTGGATCAGGTCTTCCACGCTGGCTTGTTGCTTGGCGGGGTCGTCCTGCGCATCCACGGTAATCAGCGTGATGCCTTCTTTCTTGGCTTCGTCTTCTGCGCCTTTACGCAGCGCCACAAAGAACGGATTGTTCAATGTGGAAATCGACAAGCCCACGCTGGTGTTGCCGCTGGCAGTTGCGGCTGCGGACGCTGGTGCGCTGGCCGCGGTGCTGGCCGAATCCGGGCCTTGTTTGGAACAAGCCACGATGCCAACGGCAAGCAGGCTAAGCAGCAGCGGGGAAATAATACGTTTCATGATCGAACTCCTAAGTCCTGTACAGCGTTTTTGTTTACGGGTTGCAAGCTACTTCTTGTGAGTTTTTGACTGCTCTTGCGCATACACGCCGGGCCGGTGACTACTCGCAAGCGGATCGTCCGGCACGCTGGCGTTTACTTCTTGTTGCCACGGTCGATCAGCACGGCCAGCAAAATCACCGCCCCTTTGATGACCTGTTGGTAAAACGACGAGACGCCCATCAGGTTCAAGCCGTTGTTCAATACGCCGATCAGCAGCGCGCCAACCAGCGTGCCGAAAATCCAGCCACGGCCACCGGTCAGGCTGGTGCCGCCCAGCACGACGGCGGCGATGGCGTCCAGTTCATAGCCGGTGCCGGCAGTGGGTTGAGCCGAGTTCAGGCGCGAGGTGAGCACCACGCCGGCCATGGCCGACATCGCCCCGGAAATCGTGTACACCCAAATCTTGATGCGGTCAGTCTTTACACCCGACAACCGTGCCGATTCTTCATTGCCGCCAGTGGCATACACATGGCGACCAAACACGGTTTTCTTCAGCACAAACCAGAACACGCCAAACATGATCAACATGCCCACCACCGGAATCGGGATTAGCCCCGCCACGTAGCCGCCACCCAGCATCGAGAAAAAGTCACTGTTAAAACCAGTAATCGGGCTGCCGTTAGAGAACACCAGCGACAAGCCACGCAGCACGGTCATGGAGCCCAGCGTGGCAATAAATGGCGCAACCTTGCCTTTGCTGATGATCAAGCCATTGGCCAGACCCATTAACCCGCCTGCCAGAATGCCGAGCGCAGTGGCCAGCGCCGGGTTCAGTCCCATTTGCATAAAGCTGGCAATGGCGACCGAAGACAACGCCAGAATCGAGCCCACCGAGAGGTCGATTCCGCCCAGCAAAATGACCAGCGTCATGCCAAAGGCAATGAGCGCGTTGATCGAGACCTGGCGCATTACGTTCAACAGATTGCCGACGGTGAGGAAGTCGCTGCTCATGATCGAAAGACCGATCGCAACGACCAGCAGGGCAATAAACGGCCCCAGCTTTTGTAATGTGGCTTTGGTTTTGGGTGTCATGATGAATTGCTCGTTGGTGTCTGTCGTTGATTTGCGGTGTCTGGTTGGATAGAGATAGATAACTGTTTATGCCGGGATGGCTGCGGTCAGTGGCGACGTTTGCCCACCGGTTGCCGCCGTCATGATGCTTTCCTGAGTGGCGCTGGCGGCATCAAAGATCCCGTTCTGACGGCCTTGATGCATGACCAGAATGCGGTCGCTCATGGCCATGACTTCAGGCAGTTCGGAAGACACCATCACGATGGCCACGCCTGCGGCAGCGAGTTGATTGATGATGTGATAAATCTCGGCCTTGCCGCCCACGTCGACGCCACGGGTCGGCTCATCCAGTAGCAGCACTTTGGGCGGCACGGCCAGCCATTTGGCGAAGACCACTTTTTGCTGGTTACCACCGGAAAGCGACTTCACGTCCAGTTCGGCATCGCGAGTGCGGATGCTCAGTTGTTTGATGAGGTCGGCCACGGCGGCGCTTTCGGCCCGCTCGCTGACGACGCCCAATTTGGCAAAGTGATCCAGATGCACCAGCGTGGCGTTTTCGCGCACTGACATGCCCAGCACCAGCCCTTGTGCCTTGCGGTCTTCGGTCACAAAACCTATTCCCGCGCCGATAGCATCGCTGGCATGGCGGATATGCAAAGTCTGGCCATCCAGCCGTACCTCGCCACTGGTTTGGCGATTGACCCCGAACAGTGTTTTGAGGATTTCGCTGCGCCCGGCGCCCATCAAACCGGCAATGCCCAGCACTTCGCCAGCGCGCACTTCAAAGTTGATGCCGGCGATATTTCCGACGTCAGCCAGGTTGGAAACCTGCAAGCGCACATCACCGACCTTGGCAGAACGCTTGGGGAAGCGGTCGCCAATTTCGCGGCCCACCATTAGACGCACCACTTCATCGAAGCCGGTTTTGGCAATTTCACGCTCGCCGACAAATTGGCCATCGCGCAGCACGCTGATCTTGTCGCAAATACGGAAGATTTCTTCCATGCGGTGCGAAACATACACAATCGCCACACCGCGTGACTTCAGATCCAGCATGATTTTGAACAGTGACTCGATTTCGCGATCGGTGAGGGCGGCAGTGGGTTCATCCATCACCAATACCTGAGCGTTGAGCGACAACGCTTTGGCAATTTCCACCATTTGCTGTTGGCCAATCGATAGCTGACCGGCTTCCATATCGGTATCGATATGCCCGGCACCCAACAAATCCAGATACGTATGCGCCTGCTTGCGCATGGTCGCCGTATCTATCACGCCAAAGCGGCGTGGTTCGCGGCCCAGAAACAGGTTCTCCATGACCGACAATTGCGGAATCAGATTGAGTTCCTGGTGGATGATGGCAATGCCAAGGTGCTCGGCATCGGTGGTGCTCCGGATATTTACCACGGAGCCATCAACCAGAATCTCGCCGGCATCCGCTTGATACACGCCACACAGAATCTTCATCAGCGTGGATTTGCCCGCGCCGTTTTCGCCCATCAAGGCGTGGATTTCGCCTGCGGCCAGGCTCAGGTCAACGCTTTCGAGCACCTTGACCGGTCCAAAAGCCTTGCTGATACCGCGCATATTGATTTGCATGCCCGGCTCCTTAGAAGATCACGCCGGAATGCAGAATGACATTCGCGTAGGGGCTGCATTCACCGGTGCGAATCACGGCTTTGGCTTGCTTGCAGCGCTGCTTGAATTCGTCATGGGTGACGTAATCAATGCCAACGCCCGTCACCGCCATTTGTGCAGCCCGTGAAGCAACCGCTGCGTTTTGCGTGAGGCATTCGCTGGCAAACACGGCGCGTTCGACTTTGAAATCAGCCAGCAGGGTGTCGAGCACTTCCATAAACCCCGGCGTGCCCAGCTTGAGCGACACATCAATGCATTCCACGCCATCCGGAATCGGTAAACCGCAATCGGCAATCACGATGCTGTCGGTATGGCCCATGCGCGAGAGAACACGGGTGATGTCCCGGTTCAGGTGCCCGAGTTTTTTCATGATTGTTCTTCCAGAAAAGTGTCTAGTTCAGCCAGCGTCGGCATGCCGCCTTGCGCGCCCGGCTTGGTCACTGATAGCGCACCTGCTGCATTGGCGCGGCGTACGGCCTCAGCAGCACCCAGATGCCAGAACGCCGCCAGTGCCCCATTAAAGGTATCGCCCGCGCCGGTGGTATCTACCGCAGTAACTTTGAAACCCGCTTGATGCTGAACATCGCCATTAGCTGCGGTGTAATAAGCGCCGTGCTTGCCATTGGTCATCACCAGGCGCCCTGGAAGGCATTTGAGAAGCGCTTTCCAGTCCGCACCCGGCGCATTCAGCGCGACGGAAAGTTCATATTCATTGGGGGTTAACAGTGTGATCAGATCGAGCAACGAATCGGGCAGGGCGGTGGCCGGGGCCGGATTCAGAAAGAACGGTTTGCCATGTTTGCGGGCCAGTTCGGCAGCGTGTTCAACCGTGGCGACCGGAACTTCCAGCTGCGCCAGAACGACGTCGGCCTGCGCAAAGGCAGCATCGGCTGCATCCAGATCGGCCGGGGTGAGCGCATGGTTGGCACCGGGCACCACCACAATGGCGTTATCGCCAGCAGACAAGGTAATCGCCGCCACGCCGGTGGCCACGTCACTGTCGCTAATCCAGCGCGTATCAATGCCTTCTTGCTGCAACACTGTTTTCAACTGCGCACCAAACGCATCGCGACCTACGCGGCCAATCATGGTGACCTGCGCGCCCAGCCTTGCAGCGGCCACAGCCTGGTTCGCACCTTTGCCACCGGGGTAGGTGGCAAAACGATTGCCAAACAAAGTCTCGCCCAAACGCGGAAAAGTATCGGTCTGCACGACCAGATCCATATTGATACTGCCAACCACCAAAACCCGTGCCATTGCGACCTCCGTAACTGCTCGCACCCGAATTTGCCCAGGTACAAAATCTTTCTGATTTGCTAAAACGTAATCAGCATGGATCGAATTTATACCAGAGCGCTGTAGTGGCGGGAAGTGGAACTACGGGATTTGCCTTAGATTTGGCGGACGAACGGAGGGGGAGGAAAGGGCTGAGCACAGATTGTATTCAGCACAACTTGATGAAAATCAATGGATTAATTGGTAATTTCAAGAGTTGTGAGAGTGCTTCCGCATTCTGGTCATCGGCAGTAGTTCGTGTGTTTTACGAAAAAACATGAATTATTACGTAACTTAACTACATTTTGGGTGTGGGTATTCAACGTCAGACTAACCATGCACAACACAAACATGAGGCCGGTATCAGCACATCAAGGATATGTGTAAACAGGCTTGGCAAGCTCAAACAGATCAAGTATAGTTCGGCCTCTTCCGCGGAGAGATGGATGAGTGGTTTAAGTCGCACGCCTGGAAAGCGTGTATAGGTTAATAGCCTATCGGGGGTTCGAATCCCCCTCTCTCCGCCAGCAGAATTCAAGAACGGCGCGGCCTCAGGCTTGCGCCGTTTTTATTTGGCACACATTTGGCACAGAAAGCAGTGTTTCAAGCTTGTTCCGCTCTCTGCTCCGGTCCGCCATGTCGATCCACCGTGAGTAGACCTCCAACAGCATTTTCATGCTGGTGTGCCCCATCTGCCGACTGACCCACATCGGGTTTGCTCCGGCCATCAAGTTCAAAGTCGCAAACGTGTGCCGTGTCTGATACGGTTTGCGATACCTGATCCCGGTTTTCTTCATCACCTGAGTCCAGACTTTCCAGAGTACCTGCGGAAAGCTGTAGGCGATCCCGGTATTTGGATTGGTGAATACCTCCAGCCCCCTGAGATAGGATTGCTCTTTCTGGCGTTGCAGCGCCTGGAGTGCACGGCTGTTCAGTTCCACGTCCCGAATATTCCCGGTTTTTGTTCCCTTCACCTCTGAACCGACCTTTGCCCGTTTGACGCGGGCGAGGCCGAGGTTCCAGTCAATATCCTCCCAACATAAACCCATCAGTTCCGATGTCCGCATTCCCGTGAAGAAAGCAAACTCGTAGTAATTGGCATGTGCCGGTGACAATTCCTGAAACCGGGTGATGATCTGGTTTGCCTCGTCCAGCGTGAATGGATCTGGCGGCTCTTTCTGGCTTTTCACGTTCCTCAGTCGTGCGGCCGGGTTGATTTCAATCAGTCCATCGATAAAGGCCAAGTCAAACGGCTGCCGGATTACTGTTGCGGTGTTGTTCCGGCTTTTCATGCTGCCCCATTCGATGTTGCCGAGCAGGGCGGCCAGGTCGCTGTACTTGATGTCCTTGATCAGCTTTTCGCCGATCACGGGCAGTACATGGTGGTTCAATCGCTTGCGGTAATCCTCCAGCGTGGATGTGGCCAGGTGGGAATTTCCGGACATCCATTGTTGCGATACCTCCCGAAATGTTGGGCCGCCGCTTTCCTTGGCTTGCGCCACGGCTTCCTTGCTCTCCGGAAAGAACTCAGCGTAATCAAACTGGCCGATGGCAATGCGTGTCTTTACTTCCTCCCGCAACTTCGACGCATTTTTCAGGTTGGCTGGGGTGGGCGCCATTTGCAGCGTTTCCCACCGGCGCGAGCCTTTCCACATAAACCAGATTCTTATGCTGCTTTCGCGCGCGACAACGCCTGGGAAGCGTACCGTTGTCCCTCTACCCATTTTTCATATCCCTCCAGGTCAATTAAAACGTGTCTGTCTGGAGCGCGCCGGTAGTGGACGCCCTCGATCCAGACCCCCTCGTGAATCTTGCTGCGAACAGCCCGATCAGTGTATCCCGTCATCGCGCAAAACTGGTCGATCTGGACATAGCGGACAGGGCGGGTGATCACTGCTTCCATGCAGTTCTCCAAAAAAAGAAGCCGCTCACTTGGAGCAGCGTTTGTCGTGGAATCGAGCCAGCCGGCGCTGTCGCTGCGCGGTGGCGAATCGTTGGGGTAGGGTGCGTCTCATGGGCGACTGTCTGCCCCGCAGTGAGGGCAAGTCCCTTCCCACATGGCTTTTTCAGTCATAAAACGACCGCATCCCTGACATTTAAAGGTTTCACGCTTTGCAGCAGGTGCTTGGCGTTTCAGAATTATTCCGGTTCCGTAAAGTGCTTCACCTTTCGATACGTACTGCATGTCCACTGCAGGTCGCGTCCGGGCTTCGATATAGGGACAAGGCCATGGAATGTCAGTGTCTCGGAGATTGTTTTGCGCCATGGCAGCTTCTTTGGTGTATTTCTGGGCCTTGTTCAGGTCGGTGGTATATCCCTTGTTTTCAATCGCCCAGAACACCATGTCATTGCCGATGTAGGTTCTGCTGTCTTGCAGGTAAAAGAGGTCCGGCATTTAATTCCCCTCCGGGCAAAAAGAAACCGCCTCGGGGGCGGTCTGTTTGATTCGATAAGCGATAATGTCGCTGGGCATGTTTCGGTGTAGCCAGTCCAGCTCGTCGAGGTGCGTGGTTGCGAAAGCGGTTTGCCCATCGCGCATCTGAAACTCGATAGCGATACCTCGGGCGACAGGGGCGAACTGGCCGCCGTGCCAGATGATCCACTCGGTCATAAAGTCTCTTCCTGTTTGCACAATAAAAAACGCCGCCCAGTTTCTCCTGGCGCGGCGTGGACTTAGGTGATCTACCCAAAGGCTTATCCACAGATATTGTGGACAACTTGGGCAGTATGAGACTTGGAGGTTAGCTAACCACTTTGCGGTGGGATAGTCCCGTGGTGTAGATTTATACAATGGGCAAAGAGCTCACGCGGAGGGCGGAAAATTGAGATTTCGACAAGGACAGATGTTCAGAGGCGAAGATATCTGGGGCTGGAATTATTTGTTTAAGGTCTACGATAACGATGTTGTGAAGGTACTCGTCAAATCCCCTACGAAAATGGAAAAAAGTTACGACACGAACTACGCTGGCCTAAAAACCGCAATTGATATCAATGATTGGAAATGTTTTGAACAGATCGCTTTTGGCGATCTTGGCCTTTATTTTTAGTCCAATGTTATTGGCTCCCCAGAGTACCAATATCGCACTTAAAACATACAGCGACAACTTTGCCCCATGACTACACTAAAAGTAGGAAATAGCCTGCAGGACAGCGACGTCCTGTGGCGGTATATAACGCTAGAAAAATTCATTGACCTTGTTGAGTCAAAGTCGCTGCATTTTTCACCATTGGACTCTTACCGCAAATCAGATCCTTTTGAAGGATATTTGCCGCAGATCGCAATGGAAGCATTTGCGCGTGTTTCCAAGCTTACCCAAGATAAAGCACTGGCCGCCATTGATGGTCTGGGAAAACGACCCCCTCTAACTACATATCAAAAGCAGGAGATTAGTGTAACTGCCGAAGCTCATATGCAAAAAATGAAGGCTCTGCACCAGAACATTGCAGCTTGCGTGGCGGTCAGTTGCTGGAACCGAAACGCTCACGAGTCGGAAGGTATGTGGGGCCTGTATGCCAGAAATGGCATTGCCATCAGAACCAGCGTAAAGGCACTGAAATCAGCAATCAAGGATAGCGGAGACGGCCCAACAATCTACGCCGGAGCCGTCAAATATCTTGACTTTGCCAATCCCAATTTGAAGGCTCCAGACTGTGTAACAGAAGACGGCCAAATGATCGGAATGCTGAAGCGTATCGCCTACGCCCACGAGAATGAAGTCCGCATGTACATTTCACCCCAGCGCTCAGGTTTAGAGCTTCGAACTCCCATTCCCATCAAAGTTCCGGTGGACGTCAATCAGCTCCTAGAGCAGATCGTGATTTCACCATTTGCCGGGGAGGCGATTGAGCGTAGTGTCCGCGCGATCTGTC
This genomic interval from Silvimonas soli contains the following:
- the rbsK gene encoding ribokinase — its product is MARVLVVGSINMDLVVQTDTFPRLGETLFGNRFATYPGGKGANQAVAAARLGAQVTMIGRVGRDAFGAQLKTVLQQEGIDTRWISDSDVATGVAAITLSAGDNAIVVVPGANHALTPADLDAADAAFAQADVVLAQLEVPVATVEHAAELARKHGKPFFLNPAPATALPDSLLDLITLLTPNEYELSVALNAPGADWKALLKCLPGRLVMTNGKHGAYYTAANGDVQHQAGFKVTAVDTTGAGDTFNGALAAFWHLGAAEAVRRANAAGALSVTKPGAQGGMPTLAELDTFLEEQS
- a CDS encoding tyrosine-type recombinase/integrase encodes the protein MWKGSRRWETLQMAPTPANLKNASKLREEVKTRIAIGQFDYAEFFPESKEAVAQAKESGGPTFREVSQQWMSGNSHLATSTLEDYRKRLNHHVLPVIGEKLIKDIKYSDLAALLGNIEWGSMKSRNNTATVIRQPFDLAFIDGLIEINPAARLRNVKSQKEPPDPFTLDEANQIITRFQELSPAHANYYEFAFFTGMRTSELMGLCWEDIDWNLGLARVKRAKVGSEVKGTKTGNIRDVELNSRALQALQRQKEQSYLRGLEVFTNPNTGIAYSFPQVLWKVWTQVMKKTGIRYRKPYQTRHTFATLNLMAGANPMWVSRQMGHTSMKMLLEVYSRWIDMADRSRERNKLETLLSVPNVCQIKTAQA
- the rbsD gene encoding D-ribose pyranase; the protein is MKKLGHLNRDITRVLSRMGHTDSIVIADCGLPIPDGVECIDVSLKLGTPGFMEVLDTLLADFKVERAVFASECLTQNAAVASRAAQMAVTGVGIDYVTHDEFKQRCKQAKAVIRTGECSPYANVILHSGVIF
- a CDS encoding DUF2971 domain-containing protein; its protein translation is MTTLKVGNSLQDSDVLWRYITLEKFIDLVESKSLHFSPLDSYRKSDPFEGYLPQIAMEAFARVSKLTQDKALAAIDGLGKRPPLTTYQKQEISVTAEAHMQKMKALHQNIAACVAVSCWNRNAHESEGMWGLYARNGIAIRTSVKALKSAIKDSGDGPTIYAGAVKYLDFANPNLKAPDCVTEDGQMIGMLKRIAYAHENEVRMYISPQRSGLELRTPIPIKVPVDVNQLLEQIVISPFAGEAIERSVRAICRWGGVNDILISRSTLLDNCEYLLDVYK
- the rbsB gene encoding ribose ABC transporter substrate-binding protein RbsB gives rise to the protein MKRIISPLLLSLLAVGIVACSKQGPDSASTAASAPASAAATASGNTSVGLSISTLNNPFFVALRKGAEDEAKKEGITLITVDAQDDPAKQQASVEDLIQKKVSVILINPTDSAAVANVVKEATDKGIKVISLDRSVNGAEVSAHIASDNVAGGKMAAEFLLDKLGNKGNVIELEGIAGSSAARERGQGFHSVIDGKADIKLVAKQPADFDRAKGLSVTENIIQGNKNVQGLFAHNDEMALGAVKALQAAGLKNVVVVGFDATPDAIAAVKSGNMAATVQQQPELIGQFGVQAAKKLIDGQPVDKFIPVPLNLIKQ
- a CDS encoding excisionase; this translates as MEAVITRPVRYVQIDQFCAMTGYTDRAVRSKIHEGVWIEGVHYRRAPDRHVLIDLEGYEKWVEGQRYASQALSRAKAA
- a CDS encoding ABC transporter permease: MTPKTKATLQKLGPFIALLVVAIGLSIMSSDFLTVGNLLNVMRQVSINALIAFGMTLVILLGGIDLSVGSILALSSVAIASFMQMGLNPALATALGILAGGLMGLANGLIISKGKVAPFIATLGSMTVLRGLSLVFSNGSPITGFNSDFFSMLGGGYVAGLIPIPVVGMLIMFGVFWFVLKKTVFGRHVYATGGNEESARLSGVKTDRIKIWVYTISGAMSAMAGVVLTSRLNSAQPTAGTGYELDAIAAVVLGGTSLTGGRGWIFGTLVGALLIGVLNNGLNLMGVSSFYQQVIKGAVILLAVLIDRGNKK
- a CDS encoding sugar ABC transporter ATP-binding protein; translated protein: MQINMRGISKAFGPVKVLESVDLSLAAGEIHALMGENGAGKSTLMKILCGVYQADAGEILVDGSVVNIRSTTDAEHLGIAIIHQELNLIPQLSVMENLFLGREPRRFGVIDTATMRKQAHTYLDLLGAGHIDTDMEAGQLSIGQQQMVEIAKALSLNAQVLVMDEPTAALTDREIESLFKIMLDLKSRGVAIVYVSHRMEEIFRICDKISVLRDGQFVGEREIAKTGFDEVVRLMVGREIGDRFPKRSAKVGDVRLQVSNLADVGNIAGINFEVRAGEVLGIAGLMGAGRSEILKTLFGVNRQTSGEVRLDGQTLHIRHASDAIGAGIGFVTEDRKAQGLVLGMSVRENATLVHLDHFAKLGVVSERAESAAVADLIKQLSIRTRDAELDVKSLSGGNQQKVVFAKWLAVPPKVLLLDEPTRGVDVGGKAEIYHIINQLAAAGVAIVMVSSELPEVMAMSDRILVMHQGRQNGIFDAASATQESIMTAATGGQTSPLTAAIPA